In Wenyingzhuangia fucanilytica, the following are encoded in one genomic region:
- a CDS encoding GLPGLI family protein gives MTINILSKKALNILFIFISSYGIAQQKFEGTAHYISKTDVDMSNFSRPDMSEDQKKRMAERMKSMFEKTYVLDFNKTESIFKAEEKLAAPTQQGGNGGPGGRFGSVISGAVDGDKYKNTETKELLISNELLGKKFLVNDELPKLDWKTTGEVKQIGQYMCFKATAVKTWTDFDISNFRRPPGKEEEPKEEKKEEKQIETLVTAWYTLQIPVSQGPGNYWGLPGLILEIHEDNTIILCSKIVLNAKDKTSIKKPTKGKKVTLKEYNEIATEKFQEMRENFRSRRGGDNNRGGRR, from the coding sequence ATGACAATCAATATCTTATCTAAAAAAGCTCTAAACATCCTGTTTATATTCATTAGCAGCTATGGAATTGCCCAACAAAAATTTGAAGGAACAGCTCATTACATTTCTAAAACAGATGTAGACATGAGTAATTTTTCGCGTCCTGACATGAGCGAAGATCAAAAAAAGAGGATGGCAGAACGCATGAAAAGTATGTTCGAAAAAACATATGTTTTAGATTTTAACAAAACAGAATCTATTTTTAAAGCCGAAGAAAAGTTAGCTGCCCCTACTCAACAAGGAGGAAATGGTGGTCCCGGTGGTCGATTTGGATCTGTAATTTCTGGTGCAGTAGATGGTGATAAATACAAAAACACAGAAACCAAAGAGCTTTTAATTTCTAACGAATTATTAGGTAAAAAGTTTTTAGTGAATGATGAGCTTCCAAAATTAGATTGGAAAACAACAGGAGAAGTAAAACAAATTGGTCAATACATGTGTTTTAAAGCAACTGCAGTAAAAACATGGACAGACTTTGATATATCTAACTTTAGAAGACCTCCAGGTAAAGAGGAAGAACCTAAAGAAGAAAAAAAGGAAGAAAAACAAATAGAAACTTTAGTAACAGCTTGGTACACCTTACAGATTCCTGTTAGCCAAGGCCCAGGTAACTATTGGGGACTTCCTGGTTTAATTTTAGAAATTCACGAGGACAATACCATTATTTTATGTTCTAAAATTGTTTTAAACGCAAAAGACAAAACAAGCATAAAAAAACCTACAAAAGGAAAAAAAGTAACACTTAAAGAATACAATGAAATTGCTACTGAAAAGTTTCAAGAAATGAGAGAAAACTTTAGGTCTAGAAGAGGTGGAGATAATAACAGAGGAGGAAGAAGATAA
- a CDS encoding TonB-dependent receptor — protein sequence MKLKLIAFFALVTSVAFSQVKVEGIVKDSIGNPIELANVVAINQETKLMDSYSMTDNEGHYKLNLNSNSTYTLQASYIGMKTIEATLKTLKEDLYQNFNLNSDTNLDEVELVYEMPVVIKGDSLIYNADSFRAKTDRKLGDVLNKLPGVEVNDDGEIEVDGVTVRKVMVEGKDFFDGDSKLATQNIPADALDKIEVLKNYDEVSQLKSVRNNEESIAINIRLKEGKKNFWFGEITAGAGPDDRYIVHPKLFYYSPKYSINIITDYNNIGDVPFTRQDYFKFSGGVRGSNRDSGTSFNVASSDIGFLTMQNNRANSIESKFGAVNFNYAPKKTWDLSGFAIYSGNKTDMLQNSTKTYSSENNIDESTTSDTRQKADLGLFKFSSKYIPNSNHHLDYDVFGRVSKQTEIKDFYSSVLGNIDENQSQNPYSINQNLNYYYTLNPSNIFAFELQYLAQDEDPFYNAILEKTNEFKFSDELNLDETQSSYNIAQDKRIKTNKLDTKVDYWYVLNDKSNINFSIGLLNSTQRFSSEIYQILDNGDNYKLNNDDGYNTYNQITYNFSDAYLAAQYTLKTGMFTFRPGFSAHTYYTKNSQFGKIVEDSFVRLLPKFNTTMELKKTETLTFNYAINNTFTDVNKLAEGFVFNNYNSIFRGNSELENSLAHNLNLNYRSFNQFNYTNIFARLSYSKRINQIRNKAEFIDNSNNQISVPFNSNFEDETVGLNGRFEKTINKIKTSLGANYSYSKFNQLINNQQRVNESFTQSYRTQINTNFKTAPNVSVGYNLSINDYNQGSGNTKYYTHSPYVNLNTYFLKGFIFNTEYSYFNYRNNERTLNNYTFFDASLAYQKEDSKWEYKLTATNLLNTKSLNRDNINTLYTNTTEYFIQPRYIVLSLKYNL from the coding sequence ATGAAACTAAAATTAATTGCATTTTTTGCACTAGTAACCTCAGTTGCTTTTAGTCAAGTAAAAGTAGAAGGAATTGTAAAAGACAGTATTGGAAATCCTATAGAATTAGCCAATGTAGTAGCCATTAACCAAGAAACCAAACTAATGGATTCTTATAGCATGACAGACAATGAAGGACATTACAAACTAAACCTTAATAGTAACAGTACCTATACACTACAAGCTAGTTATATTGGTATGAAAACTATAGAAGCAACTCTTAAAACCCTAAAAGAAGATTTATACCAAAACTTTAATTTAAACAGTGATACTAATTTAGATGAAGTAGAACTGGTTTACGAAATGCCCGTAGTAATTAAGGGAGATTCATTAATATACAATGCAGATTCTTTTAGAGCCAAAACCGATAGAAAACTAGGAGATGTACTAAACAAATTACCTGGAGTAGAAGTAAACGATGATGGTGAAATTGAAGTAGATGGGGTAACCGTTAGAAAGGTAATGGTAGAAGGAAAAGATTTTTTTGATGGGGACTCTAAGCTAGCCACACAAAATATTCCTGCAGATGCCTTAGACAAAATAGAGGTATTAAAAAATTACGATGAAGTTAGCCAACTAAAGTCTGTTAGAAATAATGAGGAAAGTATCGCTATCAACATAAGATTAAAAGAAGGAAAAAAGAATTTTTGGTTTGGAGAAATTACAGCAGGTGCTGGACCCGATGATCGTTATATTGTTCATCCTAAATTATTTTACTACAGTCCTAAATACAGTATAAATATTATTACAGACTACAACAACATTGGTGATGTTCCTTTTACAAGACAAGATTATTTTAAATTTTCTGGAGGTGTAAGAGGTTCTAATAGAGATAGTGGAACTAGTTTTAATGTAGCCTCATCAGACATTGGTTTTTTAACCATGCAAAACAACAGAGCAAATTCCATAGAATCTAAATTTGGAGCTGTTAACTTTAATTATGCTCCTAAAAAAACATGGGACTTAAGTGGATTTGCCATCTATTCTGGTAACAAAACAGATATGTTACAAAATAGTACTAAAACCTACTCTTCTGAAAACAATATAGATGAATCAACTACAAGTGACACACGCCAAAAAGCAGATTTAGGATTGTTTAAATTTAGTTCAAAATATATTCCAAACAGCAACCATCATTTAGATTATGATGTGTTTGGTAGGGTTTCTAAACAAACAGAAATTAAAGATTTTTATTCTTCTGTTTTAGGTAATATAGATGAAAATCAAAGTCAAAACCCTTATAGCATTAATCAGAATTTAAATTACTACTACACCTTAAACCCATCAAATATCTTTGCTTTTGAATTGCAATATCTAGCACAAGACGAGGATCCATTTTACAACGCTATTTTAGAGAAAACCAATGAGTTTAAATTTTCTGACGAATTAAACTTAGACGAAACACAAAGCAGCTACAATATTGCGCAAGACAAAAGAATTAAAACCAACAAATTAGATACTAAAGTTGATTATTGGTATGTTTTAAATGATAAAAGCAATATTAATTTTAGTATAGGTCTTCTTAATAGTACTCAACGTTTTAGCTCAGAAATTTATCAAATTTTAGACAACGGAGATAATTATAAACTAAACAATGATGATGGTTACAATACCTATAACCAAATCACGTATAATTTTAGCGATGCATATTTAGCTGCACAATACACTTTAAAAACAGGAATGTTTACGTTTAGACCTGGGTTTTCGGCACACACCTATTACACCAAAAATAGTCAGTTTGGTAAAATTGTAGAAGATAGTTTTGTAAGATTACTACCTAAATTTAACACCACTATGGAGTTAAAGAAAACAGAAACCTTAACATTTAATTATGCCATCAATAATACTTTTACCGATGTAAATAAATTAGCAGAAGGGTTTGTATTTAATAATTACAACTCTATTTTTAGAGGTAACAGTGAGTTAGAAAATTCACTAGCTCACAACTTAAATTTAAACTACAGAAGTTTTAATCAATTTAATTATACTAACATTTTTGCTAGATTAAGTTATTCTAAGCGTATTAATCAAATTAGAAATAAAGCAGAATTTATAGACAATTCTAACAATCAAATCTCTGTGCCTTTTAACTCAAATTTTGAAGATGAAACTGTTGGTTTAAATGGTAGGTTTGAGAAAACCATTAACAAAATAAAAACCTCTTTAGGAGCTAACTACTCTTATTCAAAATTCAACCAACTTATTAATAATCAACAAAGAGTAAACGAATCTTTTACTCAAAGTTACAGAACCCAAATAAACACTAATTTTAAAACGGCTCCAAATGTATCTGTTGGTTACAACCTAAGCATAAATGATTATAATCAAGGATCTGGAAATACTAAATATTACACCCATAGTCCATACGTAAATTTAAATACCTATTTCTTAAAAGGATTTATTTTTAACACGGAATATTCATACTTTAACTATAGAAATAACGAAAGAACTTTAAATAACTATACTTTTTTTGATGCTAGTTTAGCATATCAAAAAGAAGACAGCAAGTGGGAATATAAGTTAACAGCAACCAACTTATTAAACACTAAATCTTTAAACAGAGACAATATTAACACCTTATATACTAACACCACTGAATACTTTATTCAGCCTAGATATATTGTATTAAGTCTTAAATACAATTTATAA
- a CDS encoding cold-shock protein, which produces MADSFEKKEREKKKAKKRKEKALRKEQLRESGEKTAEFMYMGADGQLTTEKPDPTHVKEEISLSDIHISTPKKEDLEQEDPVKIGIVNHFNSDKGYGFIDQKETGESFFVHVNNIEGVIKEGNKVSFETEKGPKGLVAVKVKLFVA; this is translated from the coding sequence ATGGCGGATAGCTTTGAAAAAAAAGAAAGAGAAAAGAAAAAAGCAAAAAAACGTAAAGAAAAAGCGCTTCGTAAAGAGCAGTTAAGGGAATCTGGAGAAAAAACTGCAGAATTCATGTACATGGGAGCTGACGGACAATTAACTACCGAAAAACCAGACCCTACACATGTTAAAGAAGAAATATCTTTAAGCGACATCCACATAAGCACTCCTAAAAAAGAAGATTTAGAACAAGAAGACCCTGTTAAAATAGGAATTGTAAATCACTTTAATAGCGATAAAGGATACGGATTTATTGACCAAAAAGAAACTGGAGAAAGTTTTTTTGTACACGTTAATAATATCGAAGGAGTTATTAAAGAAGGAAATAAAGTTTCTTTTGAAACAGAAAAAGGACCTAAAGGTCTTGTTGCTGTAAAAGTTAAATTATTTGTTGCTTAG